In Monodelphis domestica isolate mMonDom1 chromosome 1, mMonDom1.pri, whole genome shotgun sequence, the sequence GTATATGAAATTAAGGAGCaaggcttttgcctgaggcaagcacTCGAATATCCACAGCCTCCACTGTTCGCAAGAGTGCCCATGGTCCAGCCTCTACAGTGTGCAGTTTTCCTGTGTAACTTTTCTCAGGGGTAGATCCCTGGCAGTCATactcagctcccaaggacctacaGGTGCTCCTGTCTCACTCTAGAGGTGATTTTCGCTCACTCGCTGTTCCTAGTGCAAgctagctctgactctggctctgtaggtgagggtggaggagggtagatcagctcacagtTGGGTGtgatatttttctccttatagtgtggaaatgctcaaatcccactTACCTTCAATtatgcgccctactgtagagtccctttgttcttctGAAGATGTTTtatatgttcttttgaggtagtctatttcactgggtgctgaggagaggaagcaactcatgtctagactgccaccatgcttacccagaagtctctgctgagtatatttttttcaggggaataatggacatttaataagaaagaagatttccaagcattactGAGCAATAAGtgagacctaaacaaaaaatttgaagtccaaacacaagacccaagagaagcctaaaaaggaatgatgaactacttgatttctatatgaactgaaaagctctccctccatgaactgatgcagagagaaatgagcagaaccagaagaacaatatacacagaaaGTGCAACTTTGAAGAATGATAAAATGTAAAAGACTGCTACTAATAGTGATggaatgatcaagaacaatcccatagaacttatgaaaaagaatgctatccatgtctagggaaagaactatggaagcagaaacaccaaagaaaaacatgatttctcACTCAGTtatgtgggtatatgatttggggttgtgtttttttaaaagattatagtgTTACAaattgaataatatagaaatctgttttgagtaataatacatgtataaaccagtggaattgcttatcaactccaggaggagagagggaataggagagggaaagaacataaattaagtaattaagaaaaatattctacaaataaattaaaaattttaaaaaaatttaatatgatGAAAATAAAGCTTGCCATTTTCATGAAGTACAAAACAGAATCTTGTTATTGAGCATTTACAGATTAAAGTTCTACTAAGATAGAAGTAGGCAACAGTTCTTTATGTAATTAATCATAGACTATTTCATCacagctttcttgaatttccagGACTATATGAAGTTTGTATTTGTAACTTGGTGTTTTTCTTAGTTTACAAAAGCTCACTTGCAAGCTTCTTGTAACCTACTAACCATGagttttttattctaaattttttgATTTGTTGATTCTACTTTTTCTTATCATTATATTTCCATCCTtttatttgttctattttttaagatgTAAAGAAgtcataaaaattttaattctgtAAGCACTTAGAGTTTTATCTATTGAAGGCTACAATGTGTTCCATTTATATAGCTAACTCATTTGTTAATTctctagggaaaaataaaaaaaaaaacatcaatcaCATGAGATGTTTAACACTATTTAACCAAAGAACATGGCACTCACATTGTCATTTAAATGGAATTAAAGGGTCATACCTTCAACATGCTTTAAGATAAGGAAATCTTATATTGATTATTGAAGCGAATGAATAACCTCAACTACCAGTCATGGCCTTGTCCTCTAGATCAGTTGATCCTCAGGGGAcatgtttcttcccattttaaCAAATATGACTTTGAAGTGAAGTCACTAACAGCCCAGAAGTCATAGTTTAATTATTCCTCAAGGGCCTAAAATGACAGGATTTCCCAGGGCTCTCTACAGCTGACCTTTGAAAATGACTGGGCATAATTGCCTTCTTCTTCCATCCCTACTTATAGACCAATGAATCCACAAACTAATGAGCACTTAGAAAAAGGAATCTTCCAGTCATTACCTGAAAAAGGTAAGGTCTATAAGAAGTGAGAAATAGAAGCTCCTTTGTTATAAGAAAATAAAGGCCTGACCATAAGAGCAgggaagaaaaatgtatatttatttttatgagtcGTCTGTATATCTCCACAAGCTGTCAAAAGTAAGtatgggagatggagagagagaaagagagaaggtggaagacaaagaaagtttcagacccgtagaaagagaaattaagttagagaaggagggaaggagagaaagaggctAGAGAGAGATGTAGTCAGAGTTCTTCCATAAAATGGGAtgtgatttatttattaatatgaaTGAAATGTGTTATTTTAGTCTCTCCTTTTAAATTTTCATCTTAAAGTTTTTATTGagtcaaaaaattattattaagcaTTTCTTTAATGTGAATTTTCTATTAATACTATTACTAACTACTAGTAcaactacttctactactactacatctTCTGCTTTATGTTTAAACCAGTGATTTCATGGGTGGGTGGAGGACATTTAGCATTGAAATTTGTTTCAGTTTGGTACTTGCTGTACCTTGTTATGCTAGTTACCTGAGATATTAAGCATTAGTCTCTGTTCCATTCAAATATGTGCCTAGGTAGGACTGGAATTAGTTCTTTCTGACAATATGGTCAACCTTCTCTCTCCTATTCTCCATTGCCTCTCTCATCATATGATATATACACTTGTAATGATATATCATAAGTCTTAACATTTGAAAATCATAAAAGATGAAGGGTTTTCCTGTGTGATTTTGTATGAAGTATAATTCTCCTTTGCCACTTGATAGTCTTTTTATGCACACCAAACCTATATAATATAACAGAGAAGTTGATATATAAttgcattatatttattataagtatatattcatatattatatttaggctcaataaaaattttaatttccccAACTTACATTATATAATAGTGATTACTGCCTTAAAGTTTAACTATTTCCCTTTTGGGGATCATACAATCATGTCTGTGTTTGAATCACTTTTGTAAAAAACAGCAAAGCATAATAGGAGAATTGAACTTTGATCAGAAGactatttattatcattattattaaaagctttaccttctgtctcagattcaatactgtgtattggctccaaggcagaagagtggtaagggctaggcaatgggggttaagtgacttccccagggtcacacagctagaaagtgtctgaggtcagatttgaagctaaAACTTcacatttctaggcttggctccaaATTTTCTGAGCCATCCACCTGCCCCCTAATCAGAAAAATCTTAATTTTAGTTCTAGCTTTGCTACTCATTATTATGTCCACAGtcatgggaaagtcatttggaCTCTGTGAGTCACAGGTTTTTCATCTGGGATCTAAATACAATTATATCTGTCCCAGGTTTTGCAGGATGATGTTAGGAAGAAAATGAATGTAATACATAACTTTTCTTAATAAAGGTTCATATAGTTTTTCAATGTCTTAATTCTTTTTATTAGAAGAAAGAGAACTTGGAGTTCTGGGAACTTTCTGTCATATGGACTCTATGGAGAACTGGTTAACTTTTCCTTTCTAAGTCCTTAACCAATACCATCCTTAtagaattttattcaattaagCAACTGCCACAAGCATAGAATGGGCCCTTGACTACACCTTTTCATTTTACTAATTCTCAATTATTGTTAATTCTTTGAGTCTTCTTTGGTGAGGACAGTGGTAAGAAGTGGATCAagacatggggtcacaaaggaagGGAGAACAATGAGACATCAGAAGTGACAAACTGAGGCTAATGACTGCTGATCcaaattttccccttctctttttacaTGATGTTACTTCtcgatttttttttgcatctgtttCTTTTAGCATCCTGATTTGCAAGTGTCCCATGTTTCTATTCATTGCCctcaaaatgggataataatgatgattactAATGTTTATAGAGTATATTAAAGAGTGAAaaattgccttcaagaaattCGATTTTCCATGGGGGAGGCAACATGAAAATGATTCCTGGCAAtcagaagttaattgacttgcccacagtGTCTTgtgctggattttaactcaagtgTTACTTTCTCCAGGTCTAGTAATATATGTCTTTGTTTGATTCTTAGATTTTGCTTCTAATTCTGGTTCTGCACCAGTTTGCATTACAGATGCTGAACAACTTTCCACCACTTTTTGGCCATCGACCTCTAGTATCTGTGTCTTGGACATCAATTTTATTTTGGGACTGTCACAGTACAAGTAAAAATATGGTCATCTCTCACAACCCACATTCAGACAAATGAACTTTACCATAGAACTTATTTGGTCTCATCATCACTTGGTAAGTGATTCGACTAATTTTCAACAAAAGACATAAAAGGTACTCTAAAATATCAGATGAAAAATAGCATGATTTACTGAAGGAAgataatgtgtatgtgtgtgtgtatttgattTAAATCTTGAGGGAGACTGAATGCCCTAGGAATAACTCACCAATCAAATAatgtttctctatttttgatctgTGGTATAATGGAGTTGGAGAAATTGTCAAAATTTAATTTTGGAATATGGAAGTATCTTTAATGTTCTTAACTTTAAAGCAgatctttgttttattcttttagtGAACAAAGTAATCTATTGGTGATTGGATTTTGTGGGCATACACGGATGAAAGGGAAACTGACAACCCACTCACATGGCATCAAATAATCAGACATCAGTGACTGAGTTCATCTTAAAAAGTTTCTCTGAAAATCCTCAGTTTCAGATCTTTCTCTTCAGCCTCTTCTTGGGACTTTTCATAGTGGCTTTCACAGGTAACTCACTCATTATTGTTGTGATCAGTCTAAATCCAGGCCTCCATACTCCCATGTACTTTTTCCTTAGAAATCTAGCCTTGATGGACATTCTCTCCACCTGCACTGTGGTGCCCAAGTTGCTACAAAACCTAATGACTGAGAATACCATTTCCTATGGTGGCTGCATAGCCCAAATATATTTCCTAAGTTGGTGCTTAGGGGCTGAGCTCTTGCTTTTCACAGCTATGGCCTATGACCGGTATGCAGCCATCTGCCAACCCCTCCACTACAACACTATGATGAACAAGACAGTTTGTTGTCTCTTAGCATCTGCGGTATGGAGTGTCAGTGGGACCAATACAACCATCAACACTCTCATGACTGTACGCTTGTCCTTCTGTGGACCCAATGCAATTGATCATTTCTTTTGTGAGATTCCTCCATTATTGCCTCTCTCCTGCTCCCCAACTTACATCAATAATATAATGACATTTGTGGCAGATATGTTCTTTGCTATTATCAATTTATTGTTCATCCTATTATCCTATGGCTTCATTATTTCCAGCATCCTGAAAATCCAGACAacggaagggaagaagaaagcatTTTCCACTTGTTCTTCCCATCTCATTGTGGTCACTATGTATTATTGCACTATAATTTACATCTACATTCTTCCTGCTTTTGGTCAGTCTCTGAAAGAAGGCAAAATAGCTTCAGTGTTTTATGCCATAGTGAGCCCAGCTGTAAATCCTCTGATCTACTCCCTGAGAAATAAGGATGTGAAAGTAGCTTTCAAGAAATTATGTCCTTTCTTTAGAAAATAATTGGCCATTTGGCAGATTGATATAGCTCAACACATGGGATTAAAAATGGCATCTAAAAGAGAAAACTCAACATGAGTTAGAACAACCTGGAAAAACTGTAAATGTCATTTCTCCTGGTAGGCAATGCTCCTGAAGTCAGGATTTGTTCTTAGAAGAACCACATAATTCTC encodes:
- the LOC100028477 gene encoding olfactory receptor 13A1-like, with translation MASNNQTSVTEFILKSFSENPQFQIFLFSLFLGLFIVAFTGNSLIIVVISLNPGLHTPMYFFLRNLALMDILSTCTVVPKLLQNLMTENTISYGGCIAQIYFLSWCLGAELLLFTAMAYDRYAAICQPLHYNTMMNKTVCCLLASAVWSVSGTNTTINTLMTVRLSFCGPNAIDHFFCEIPPLLPLSCSPTYINNIMTFVADMFFAIINLLFILLSYGFIISSILKIQTTEGKKKAFSTCSSHLIVVTMYYCTIIYIYILPAFGQSLKEGKIASVFYAIVSPAVNPLIYSLRNKDVKVAFKKLCPFFRK